The Nicotiana tabacum cultivar K326 chromosome 14, ASM71507v2, whole genome shotgun sequence genome contains a region encoding:
- the LOC107765706 gene encoding flotillin-like protein 6: MWYHVAKPSEFLVITGKGIDELKIAKKAMVWPFQKCEKIDVTPVNYTFEVNAMSTEKLSFLLPAVFTIGPRADDHSSLVKYARLLSLHQRNSHDVKELVQGIIEGETRVLAASMSMEDVFKGTKDFKHEVFEKVQLELNQFGLLIYNANIKQLVDVRGHEYFSYLGQKTQMEAANRAKVEVAEAKMKGDVGSKQREGLTIQNAAKIDVETKVITAQRKGKGKMEEIKVGSEVKIFENQQEAEVSEANAKLATKKAAWSQQAKMAEVLAEKAVAIREAELQQEVERKNALTKTENFKAQFLSRANVESEIKVQEANSEYYQKQTAADAILYEKQKLAEARRIEADAETYAKKQAADAAFYAKKKEAEGLVAFAEAQGIYIRTLLSALGGNYITLRDYLMINERIYTDIAKYNAEAIRGLQPKITIWSTGVSEGEMTDGTHIGKGNGAMKEMASLYSVIPPLLQTVYEQTSMLPPPWLSTCSTNLTTSTESA, translated from the exons ATGTGGTACCATGTGGCAAAGCCATCTGAGTTTTTGGTCATCACTGGCAAAGGAATTGATGAGTTGAAAATTGCAAAGAAGGCTATGGTATGGCCATTTCAGAAATGTGAAAAAATTGATGTTACCCCTGTAAATTACACCTTTGAAGTCAATGCCATGAGCACAGAGAAGCTATCTTTCCTACTCCCTGCCGTTTTCACAATTGGTCCCCGGGCTGATGACCACAGCAGCCTTGTCAAATACGCAAGGCTTCTTTCTCTTCATCAGCGCAATTCCCATGATGTAAAAGAGCTTGTTCAAGGCATCATTGAGGGAGAGACACGTGTCTTGGCTGCTTCAATGTCGATGGAAGATGTATTTAAAGGCACAAAGGATTTCAAGCACGAAGTTTTTGAAAAGGTTCAGCTGGAGCTTAACCAATTTGGACTTCTGATATATAATGCTAACATTAAGCAACTGGTTGATGTTAGAGGCCACGAGTACTTTTCATATTTGGGCCAGAAAACTCAGATGGAAGCAGCAAACAGGGCAAAAGTTGAAGTAGCTGAAGCGAAAATGAAGGGCGACGTTGGATCCAAACAGAGAGAGGGATTGACAATTCAAAATGCTGCAAAGATTGATGTTGAGACAAAGGTTATAACCGCGCAAAGAAAAGGTAAAGGTAAAATGGAGGAGATTAAGGTAGGATCAGAAGTCAAGATTTTTGAGAATCAGCAAGAAGCTGAAGTGTCTGAGGCAAATGCAAAACTAGCTACGAAGAAGGCAGCATGGTCGCAGCAAGCAAAGATGGCAGAGGTGTTAGCTGAAAAAGCTGTGGCAATACGAGAGGCTGAGTTACAGCAAGAAGTCGAGCGAAAGAATGCCTTGACTAAGACTGAGAATTTCAAGGCTCAGTTCCTCAGTAGGGCTAATGTGGAATCTGAGATTAAG GTGCAAGAAGCAAATTCGGAGTATTACCAAAAGCAAACAGCAGCTGACGCAATACTGTATGAGAAACAAAAGTTAGCAGAGGCTCGAAGGATCGAAGCAGACGCTGAAACGTACGCGAAAAAACAAGCTGCAGATGCTGCATTCTATGCCAAGAAGAAAGAGGCAGAAGGACTTGTGGCTTTTGCAGAAGCACAAGGGATTTACATACGCACATTGTTGTCAGCACTGGGAGGAAATTACATTACGTTGAGGGATTACTTGATGATTAATGAAAGGATATACACAGACATCGCCAAATATAACGCAGAAGCTATCAGAGGACTGCAACCAAAGATCACTATTTGGTCAACTGGTGTAAGTGAAGGGGAGATGACCGATGGAACACACATAGGAAAGGGAAATGGTGCCATGAAAGAGATGGCATCGCTTTACAGCGTAATTCCTCCGTTGCTACAGACCGTGTATGAGCAAACTAGTATGCTGCCTCCACCATGGCTGAGTACGTGCAGCACCAACCTGACCACATCGACCGAATCAGCTTAA